A segment of the Vicia villosa cultivar HV-30 ecotype Madison, WI unplaced genomic scaffold, Vvil1.0 ctg.004583F_1_1, whole genome shotgun sequence genome:
GTATAtaatcaagcttctgttggtatgatcaaaagtgagggagaatacaaaagccctaaacatctccaggaaaaagtttcaagcatagcttctcaggtggaactagctcatgttgctatcaaaagtcctaaggtcgctatagaagttaagaagaaaaagaaagaagaaaaccaaggtgagaagatgaagtttgaaagtAAGTTACAGAGAAAAGtgatccatgcttttcatcttcatgagttctcgGTTGCGGAAGTGatgagcaacaaggtttggaaaaggaaataccctccataataaagggtaatggaccgtcgagccatgcgacgttaaacgaagcgcttcgtgggaggcaacccacagttttaataattaatttttctgtctgtttatgttattttcaggaaataaaagaggacgtctctagtgaaagctcagaagtgatcattggagtgcaataccctctgtgagtcacctctctcgaactcgttctgaaacattgaggtcaatgtttagttcaagtttgggggaggctcttctctttgcattttatttttatgttagttttatgttattggtatgatgtgaaaccataaagtgaattctacccaaatttttaccgaaattttaaatttttgttgaagaagttttgatcctaaagagcgatcgggaatagtatatagagatgaagcgaggattgtttgaggacaggaagtgcggaataatgtgacaagaggtttgtgtaagcacccttggttccctgaaagagatacgagtctaacgtgtagatttgcaccatagtacttgtctcctgagaagtacttctcgagtagtttattgatacagtctggcataattcggattcacttgcatgatggctggttaagaaaaaaaaagagatataaagttggcaccaaatgatgaaaaggcggtaaaaggcaatcggctcgctaagttgggtaaccctcacccggttattcagcccaaaggagattgatccccaaacgtcgtccaaaaggacaatatataactgcaaggtttgaaaatttcatcggtaataaaaagtagccaatgctgctagtttggtgccaggaaaaaaataataagaagccttgatccgtctcatgcaggtgatgattattataagaaatgcagtgccttaatatgattgtccgaatgaaagaggaggaaaatcggaaagagacttaagtgcaaagcatagttagagaggtatccgaaacgggagcttgaggattaatgtggtaacaaaactcgttgcgtcatgtgaatgccgaaccaactgtttcttgatcaatacagacagatatctcacgtatgaacaccgtgcgctttgagggtcattaacttttgtagttgtcgcttgaggtcaagcaacggtttaagtttgggggagtttgatcagtggttttcacacatatatttatcgttgtttttaagtatgtttaagttatgttattgagcgttttatttctttattcgtcattttatgctttggttgtatgtttttatgttttcagattcatatggagaaatcggagtaaatcagtgcaaaactcggaagttttgaggaagttgagaaaacatgctacaggaggcctgacacgggtggccgtgttgcccaacacgggccgtgtcaggaagagagctgggagcaaagtttgagagaaaggaaaaacagtgaagcaacacgggtgcccgtgttgcacaacacggcccgtgttgcacatcctgggaacaaacaataaaaataaacataacaggggaccaacacgggtgcccgtgttgctcaacacggcccgtgttggtggatgacgctgatttcagtgatttttattatttagttcagtggttggcctgcaggggtgtttctgggatttccaaccaacttaagtgagtctgcactatttaggagggttttcaagatgaattaggggacttttttgcatcatacgatagaaaatcacagaagagagaagatagcttcatcaaggatttcggagacggagagattcaacggtggacaccattgaagatcaaagttctcaattatctttgtaatgtctaaattctttactatgtctttcttgaatattatgagaggctaaaccccccaatgctaggggggtggtcctgatttggtttttgtaataacgatgaatttgtgatttcgtcaatacattggtttatattattcagttaaattatgcaatgttcttcttgttttctttatcggtcaaataaggattaatctatggctaacaaatacaggactgtagttgttagggtttgtgcataatttgattatagtagatatcacctaggactagggataccctataattaccgcATAATCTTGATtttataaaagcttggtttcaatttaggttcctaaggacttaggatttaggttggaagaccaaaggtttcctcactaaggacttaggaggaaacaccctaaggatgtggtagctgaatgttatgaacttgttgaagagatcttaattctgaagtgttgcatgccaaatcaaccactcaccctagcatctcatatatttgataacaaaaaaaaatcaatttattttctcattattttactttgcaaggatttaatccccaaaaccaaaacattaatcttttgttcaattgaatcatattttacaaatctgtatttcctacgcagtccttgagttcgacattcggggaatttcccctattattactacagaggcaaaaatagtacacttgctattttccgatcagttTCCACACTCTTGTGCTATCCAAAAAGCTTACACACCTAAAAGAGCAACTCAAGATGTGGAATAAAACTAGCTTTGACAACATAAAGTTATTGGCATAAAAAATCTAGAACTAAATTGCATATGGAGGGAGATAGAAACCTAAATTTCTTTCATAAATTGGCTAAGGTTAGGTATGCCACAAAAAAAATAAACTGTATCAAAGATGGTGATCACATCATGATTGATCGAGAGAAATTTCATGAATTCCTGGTTAATCATTTCAAGAATAGTTTCAACTATAGAATTGGTTTCCAAGACAATGGTTAAATTGACAAAGTTATTCCTTCTTTGATTAGTGATCAAGTTAGTAGCTTGCTTACTATAATGCCTAACTTTGAGGAAGTCAAAAGTACAGTCTTCAACATGAACAAAGAAAGTGCTCCAGGTCCATATGGATTTGgttcattctttttcttaacATACTGGGACATTGTGGCTCAAGATGTGATAGATGAAATTATACAATTTTTTAGATCAGGTTGGATTATACCTAACTTCAATTCTAACAGTATTGTTCTTATTCCAAAATCCAAAAATGCAGATCCTGTGGATCATTTTAGACCTATTGGATTGGCCAATTATAAATTCAATATTATCACAAAGATTATTGGTCAAATATTAGCTCAGATGATGTTATTTATGATTTCTCCTAACCAAAGGGATTTCATTAGAGGGAGGAAAATCAAGGACTACCTTTGTATGAAATTTGAAGCCATTGATGTTTGGAATATTAAGGCCTCTGGAGATAACTTGGCTTTGAAGATAGATATCAAGAAGACATTTGATACCATTAAATGGAGTTTATTAATACAAGTTATTAGGAAATTTAGTTTCAATGATATGTTTTGTGGTTGGATGGAAGTCATTCTAAAGTCTGTCAAGCTATCTATTTCCATAAATGGAAATTAGAGGGTTTATTTGACTGTCAAATAGGAGTTAGGCACAAAGATCCACTCTCTTACATTCTCTTTTGTTTAACAGAAGAAGTACTTAGCGGATTAATTGACAAAGCTTGTGGCGATTGGTAATTTGGATCTAATCAAAGGACCTAAAGGCACATTTGTTCCTTATCACATCATTTTTGttgatgatgtgatgatttttttaaaagcaaGATATCCAACATTCACTCCATATTGAATCTCTCAATAGATATGCAGTTACACCAGGTCAAGTGGTAAActttttaaaatcaaccatctatgTATGTGATTTGTTCCAACAAAGGCTAGCTTCTATAGCCTTTATGCTTGGTTTCTCAATTGGATCCTTTTATTTCATATACTTAGGCATCCATATATTAAAAGGAAAACCTAAAGGTGCTTTTCTCCATCCAATAGTTAACAAAATCAAGTACAGACTCTAAGCTTGGAAGGAATCTCTTCTCTCCATGATTGATAGAGTCCAGATGGTTAGAAGTGTTATTTAATATAtgattatttttagttttataatTTATTCTTGGCCAATTGCTATTCTTAAGAATATTGATGTTTGGCTAAAAACTTCATATGGAGTGGAGATATTCAAACCAATGAAGATTATCACAGTGGCTTAGCACAAAGATTGTAAACCCTATGATGAAGGAGGACATGGAATTAGATTAATTAGATCAATTAATGAAGCTACAACACTTAAAGTCACATACAAACTGTTCCATTCTAACCTACAATGGGCTTCTTTTTTCAGAAATCGAGTAGTTAGAAGTAAAGGGACAATAAATTATCATATTTTCTTTAGCCTTTGGAGAGGTTTGAAGACTTATGTAGCTTAGTCAATTCCAATAGCATCTGGAAGTTAGGTAATGGGAAAGTGATATATTTTTGGAAGGATAATTTGATTGGCACATCAATTGAAGAGATTTTACAAATTCCTTCCCATATCACTGATAACTTGTAAACCAAGGTATCATATTTAATTAGTAACAATTGTTGGTCATTTCAAACAGAGCTTCTTGTTTTGTTCCTATCTATACTAGACATTCTCAAAGATATATCTATTCCATTAGACCATGGGCCTGATATACTCAAATGGAGCCACACATATACTAGTGATTTGATTATGAAAGAGGCCTACCATTTCTTTTTTCCTGCGGTTAACCTGTCCTATAGAACTTGGCTATTCCGCCTTTAAAGTCCATATTTTTTTGGAAGCTTTTGGTCAACAAAGTAGCTACAGATGAGATTATAGTAAGGAGAGGTATCACCATTACATCTATGTGTAATTTGTGCAACACCCATTTTGAATTTGTGGTGCATATTTCTTGTAATTATCCTTATGCTTAGCAAGTTTAGAGTTGGCTCAACAACACCTTAAACTTTCATATTTACTCCTCTAATTTCTCCAATCTTCTGAACACTATCCACAGGCCCTGGTCATCTCACATTAATATAATCATTCTAGCTGGAATCATATTTTCTTTCAACAACATCTAGCAAATCAGAGAGCAGGCCATATATGACAACAAAACACCTCATTAGAGGATTGCAGTCAACATCATTATATCCCTAGTGTCAATTTCTGTAAATTTTTCTAAGTGCACATCTACTGCTTCAATAGAAGATTTTAGAATCCTAAAACCTTTTAAAGTTCTTATTCATTCTCAAAAGGCtcccaagataattaaattattttggtcTCCTCCCACAAATTATTGGATTAAATGTAATTCTGATAGAGTTTCTCTAGGCTCCCCTAGGTATGCTACAAGTGTTGATTTTTTTAGAAATCACAACTCTTATTTTCTGGCTACTTTGCTAGTAACATTGATACTTCTTTTGCTTTTCATGTCGAGCTTAATGGAGCTATGAAAGCCATTGAAATCTCTTCTCAAAAGGGATTGTCTTTTCTCAGGTTTGAAACAGATTC
Coding sequences within it:
- the LOC131642172 gene encoding uncharacterized protein LOC131642172 gives rise to the protein MPNFEEVKSTVFNMNKESAPGPYGFGSFFFLTYWDIVAQDVIDEIIQFFRSGWIIPNFNSNSIVLIPKSKNADPVDHFRPIGLANYKFNIITKIIGQILAQMMLFMISPNQRDFIRGRKIKDYLCMKFEAIDVWNIKASGDNLALKIDIKKTFDTIKWSLLIQVIRKFSFNDMFCGWMEVILKSVKLSISINGN